The stretch of DNA AATGAAATGCTAATTTTATTCATGATAATCtcaaattaattacaatttccCTTATATATTTTTCTAGTTTTCCTCAAAGTCTAAGAAAATTTAGTTACAGAATCTCACTCTCTCAATGATCGAGCTTCAGCTATCTGGGTCTCACGCGTCCACACTTGCTTTGAGCCCCAATCTCCTCTGTTTGTCTAGTAGAGTTTCTTTTTCAGTTATCGGCTTGCAAGTCTCTTCATGTAGCCTTTCACAAGCTATTAGAATTTAGGATAAGATGCATGTGGTtttatctcaaaatcaattggctattggaggagtagcccattcatcttatatatggtaatttatttccacacattgGCAATGTGAGACTAATTCTAATACACCTTTCTCATGTTTGGGCCTGAAAAGTGTGGATATCAGGAACAACCTTAAAGAGACCACATGGCTGAATGTGACATTTGAAAGAATCCCACAATGCTAAATATTGAGAAATTTGTAGGTGTACATGTGAGAAAATTTGTGGATTTTTGAAACAGGTCAAAGACCCAACACTAAAATCTGGCACACATTGGCTAAAAGGTCTCAAATGGAAGTTAAAGGGGAGACTACGGAAGTTTTTAAGTTTGGCTCATCTTTTTTTGGACAGTCGGTACTTTGGGCTCACAACATATCATAAACAACTCTTTTATAGCTCGTCTTTTTAGACCGACAATACTTTATTAAGCTCACAACAGATAACAAGCGGCTTTGttaccatgttagaatttgggataagatgtatgaggttccatctcaaaaccaattaactatAATGGCACGTTTACTAAAGCGTAATCGTTATCGGAATAAATTAATGGGAGAAATGAAAGGGAATAAAATgttatgaaataaaaataattattttaacatgtTGTTTACTAAACTGTCCGGAAACGGAATCGGAATCACTTTATTTTGTTTACATCAATAAGGAAAGGTAATCGGAATGCTTTAAGTTGACCATATTAcccttaatataaaatttatattttttttatttattaaataaattaatttatataataataaataaattcataaatgattacataaaaaaattaacataatacTGCTAAAAAAAGTATCCTCATATTATTCAATTAAACAATATCTGACCAAACCATAAATAAAATCTCCACATGAAAATATTCTAATGTGAAACataaagataaacaaaatcCCAAATATCTAGCAATTATAAAATTATGCATCATTTTGCAACATATTCAGGATATATAGCAGTTTCATCTCATCTGATATTGCATAAAACACTCGCATCAATGGAGGTTCTTTAGCCAATATGTTGGTTGCTTGAATACACTGCATTGGAGTTAGGCCATTAATCTTGCTTATTTCTGTGAATAAATTGGTTTGCATCTCAGCTACATCCTTATCAGATATTGCATCAATTAATCCTTGAAATTTCGGGACAATATTAGATATAGAATCTGCTAAGGCACCAACATTTGTAGAAATTTCATCCATAACCttagtttttttattcttaCCACGTTGTTGGTTACTAGTAGTACTCTCAGTAGATCTACGATGCATATTAGTTGATTGTTGAGTATGTGAGACACCATCAAATTCATCTATTTCTTCATCATCCTCACCGTCATCTATATTATCATCAACTCCAAATTTTACACCAGTTGCATCATTTTGGCGtatttcttcttcatcatcatcagcaTTACCAGCATTTGTCCCAGTAGCTCGATCTCGTCCATATATTTCTGCTAGCTTGTTGTAATAAGGAAATGGTTTCCCATATAATCCACTTGCATCTTTTCGTTTCTGTACATTCACAAAAACACATATAATAAGTCCATGTTGttgtaaatataaatatatataaatacttgtattataaaaattactttATATTTACCTTCACATACTCATCGAATGCACTTTTCTCACACAATAATAAAGAATGTTCATTGTCCCAACTAAAACCACTTAAAGATAATAATTCTGCCAAGCAAGAATACTTCCCCTTCAAATTTTTAATACGAGATTCAATATGAGGTGAGGCCTTCAACTTCGAGCCTGGTAATTTTTCCTCTAACATAATCTCCATTTGTTGCAAATATCCATTCTTAAATCCAGAATCAGCTCGCCATGTTGAATTTTGACTCAACTCTAGAAGACATTCAATCAATACACTGTCTTGTGTTGGTGTCcaataatgtttatttttacctCTCCCTCTTTGATCTGCATTAGAGCTTGAACTCatcatatatattcatataattttttttaatattaataaaaaagtataaattTTGAAACTTGAAAGAACACATAAATTAATACtttgaaaattaaacacaaaaaatttgaacaaaaataaacatatatatcaaATAAATATAGACATCTGTTCTTATTACATCAAATCATAATTGAAAAatgcaccaaaaaaaaaatactaaagtaGTAAAGGTTAACAACATATATACTTTAATCATCTAGTTCCCTGCCATGTATTCCACATTTCTTCTGCCAAATTTTGTCTCCAAGTAGTCCATAAATCTGAAGACTCGAtactattaatataattattatctgTTGTGGGGTGATTTCTTTGTACACTATTCATCTCATTTTCTACTGGATCTATGCTCATTTCTCttctaataaaattatgtaGCATGCAACAAACAGATATTATACGCCGTTGTGTATTCATGTCATAAAAAGATGGACTTCTGAGAATAGCCCATCGCATTTTCAACAATCCAAAACAACGCTCAATAACATTCCTAGCACTTGAGTGCTTCATATTAAAGAACTCTTCTGCTGTGTTTGGAAGGTGTCCATCATTCCAATCATTAAGATGATATCGTGTTCCTCTAAAAGGTGCAAGAAAACCTTGACCATTGGTATAACCAGCAtcaactaaataataataatctatcaaacataataaataaatgatgttATAATTGAATGGAAAACTATATATATTGGTAGTCTAATCTCAAACACTGAtaagttttttataattaactTTACCATTAGGGACTCTCAAACCATTTCTCCTAGCTAAAGCATCTCTTAATACACGCCCATCGTGTGCTGAACCTTCCCAGCCTGgtagaacatatataaattgcATGTCTTGTGAACAAACTCCTAAAACGTTAGTTGCAATCTCTCCTTTTCTTGTTCTATACCTTGGTTTGTCAGCTTCAGGTACACGCACTCTTATATATGTTCCATCTAATGCTCCCAGACAATTCTAcaccaaattaattatacttattaaaaattatttaaagttaACAATTACTAACTATAATTTTAAATCCTCAATTCATACCTTAAACCACTTCCACCTTGGATCAATTGAGGTCGCTAATATTGGCTGAGGTGTTCTCCAAAATTCTTTTTGGCAGCGAATCATTGCTTTTAAACACTCATGAAAGTATTTGCTTATGGTTTTTCCTGATCTTTTGAAACTAAAACCAACAACTCGGTTCTTATGGTGGTGTGCTAAAATATATAGGAACATTGCTACCATCTCTTCGATAGAGACATTTCGTGTCTTTCTTAAATTTCCCCTAGTACTGAGTATGTGACATAACCTTTGAAATGTTTGTCTATCCATTCTTAATTGTGAAACACAATTGACATCACTTGCATACACTAAATCATGTAAGTTTTCTAACTGTTTGTAGACTCTCATTATAGATAATGGTCGATTGAGACGTCTTTTAGAATTTATTAATGCATAAGCACTCACAATAGCACACACTGCTAAAATAATATCTAAGATTACAATTAAATTCTGCActacaataattattttttgctttcTTGCTAAACTTAAACGAGCCATTgatctacaaaaaaaaaaaaaaaaccaaagtaaaaaaaaataattaagaaactAAATTATATGACAATATTGACATGAcgaataatattttttcaattatatatacatatgatccgtaaacatatatatacatatagcatATTTTTAATTCAGTGACTAATTAtaactatgtatatatatgattcttaaattatacatatattatattataaagaaaaggcttcccttttaaaaataataatatatatactctaATAATTATAAGAGAGTGGCATCTAAAGAATGTtaaaagtaaattatattttatttttgttattgaaaataaatattgatatgttttgagtttgttgaatttatttgtgtatgttttaatatggtaatttagattgtataattattttattaaaggtACAGTATATGTTTCTAAAGAAAATAAGAACAGATTATTTgtcttggtttttttttttttattgaagctTTTCATtggatttaagttttattatgtttttttttttgtagcaaagttttattatgttattgtgtTTTTGACTAGAATTTGTTTGGTAATTTACGCAGTGTAATTGTGTTTTCTGAGAATTTGTTATGCTACACCAAGCTTCTACCAGTTTTCAAAGGCATATAtgtatctttaaaaaaaaaaacgacatatatgtatatatatatgggtagaTAGAGAAGACCTATATATATAggttatgaaatatatatatatattatgaaataTATCACAAGCGTGAGAAGTTGTGAGAATAATAGATTATGACTTTtcaattatacataaataatataaaatataataaataatataaaaattaaaattaaatatgatGATGGTGATTGAGTTGGACTATTCAATTGTACCAAAATATATATGTCAATGTCAGATTTATATTATAGAAGATgtttttcaattaaaataataataaaacatgatAATAAACATAAACCATCAATATATGCATCATACATGCatcatcaaaaattatatatatatatatatatatatataatgaatgaTAAAGAATTAAAACTCACCTTGATGTTGATATGTGGCTGTTCCTCTctcagaaaaaaaaagaagaagaaaatggctGCTGCAAAAAAAGAAACGAAAGAGAATAGAAAAGTGGtttgtttagggtttagggtatataatatatataatagggtATATAATATTTGGTGGCAAAAGtgtctttttgtttttaataataaaaaataaataaaaaactaaaaagtagCATTACCCGTAATGGTTTATACCTGAAGAAATTGGGAGGAAAACTTCTCCCATTCTTTTCTCCTAATTTTATGCCTTTCCGTTAGAGTATTCCAACCATTAAATAAAGTAAACAAATGAAAATGAGTGATTACCATACCTATCACTCCCAATCCTGATTAGTAAACATGCCATAAGAGGAGTAAtttattcatcttatatatatgataatttattttcacacattatGGCATTAGCCATATTGTAGAACTAATTCAAATACAAGCTCAAGTATTCTTTTCCAACTGGGCCGAGTCCCTCTCCAAGCCCCTTATTTATTCCTGGACTACAAAATTGAGTTGAATTGGGCCTATCATTTGGGAGTCACTAACAGTCCAAATATATGAGATTTACTATATTCGCATAtttgatatacatatatactgtATACATGTTatctgtataatatatattggaTAATTGGCAAACCATTGGCTCCTGTCAAGCTACCTATAGTGTTGACATAGGATAGGAAATGCTAAAGCAAGGAATATACGTTTATAAACATGCTGTATGTACTTTTGTTATCGCAAAGTGCAAACTAAACAACCGAAAAGATTTTCCGTAAAAAATAAAAGCCTTTGAAGTGCCTTTGTTGCTTTTAAAGAGAACAGTCAAGCCTTCCAGTGAAAAGAAAATCACTGTAGGCAATGATGATTTCATATTAGTGATAATGAAAAGAGTACGAATAGAGAGTACACACTTACTTGATGGTGGTGGGTATAGGCAAACTCGTAGCACTAGGGATCTAATTTTGTTTgcctaaattaattaaattattagcaCGAACAAGAGGTGTGGTTGTTGCAAGTGATTCTCAAAATTAAAATCCAATATGAACAGAGAAACAtaatttatgttttgactttattatttttttctctctattcATATACATAAAAATGAAGAACACTATTATAAGTTATCCtctatctaaatatatatttttatattgccAGTACAGCTTTCAAATCCATGTCTCTCTACCTTCTTTTCTGCAAGTTTATGTGATCCACTAGTTTATTAAAACAGATTTTATATAGTGGTACCTAGTTTTATACACACTAAGATATATATTCAGGTGTGTCAAACTCTGGGCCAAATAAATCTTTATATTGAAGCACGTAAGTTTGCATAAAGTGATTTGTCCCCagcatatatacataaaaataaaatgcatGCCCCGCCACACCATGATTGATTTTCATCAAGAGCACTTCGTTGTCGTTTTtctatcatttatttattttcttttttttgcttcttttctttttgtggAAACTTGTTAGGGTGGCCTTTGGAATATCGAATAGATCAGCTGACGTTTGCAAACCAAAATAAGTTATCTACTCTCATCAATTCGTTCAggtgtttctttcttctttactttttgcttatttttttttttactctttCTCTTTTCTGTTTCTCACACATACCAGAGGAATTTGGCacttattttcttctaatattgtttttttttttcttttgctatTAATATGtagtaacaaaattaaaatgtcCTTAAAAAGCCCGGCCGACCCCAACTATGGTTATGAGTGGGTGGAGAGGAAGTGACCTAGCAAGTAGaattattattactaattaatataattagtttttgtttCCTAAATTGATGAGTGGTAAGGTAAGTGGTAACCCATTTCCTTATTCTTtcatcataatttaaattttctccGATCTTGATTGTAAAAGTTTGATCTcgttttcattttaaaataataaaacaaagatTTTACTTTACTAGCTCACATACTACTTTTGGCAAATGGGCTTCTGACATTATTCGAATATCTCTAACTTTTAGTTTGATATAACAAACTGAGAATTTGGCTTGTTCATTTCGtaaataagaatatatataaatatatatctttatatattaaaagtgcctatctaatggcaattcttggtttaacgttttgttattttttattccgTTAACTTTAACGGAGACCATCGTTTCCTTTAATTAATGTCATTCAAACCATATTGCGattcctctctcttctctaaCAAAACCATGCGATTTTCAATCCCAATAATTCTCCATCCCTGCTACTGTATCTTCTTTCTTCATCCCTGAAGCTGATTCAGATCGTCCTAGAATGCGTTACTCTAGCGAAGCCCTCATTCGTGCGGTCTTGTCCAGCGAAGCCCTCATTCAAAATTTTTAGGGC from Cannabis sativa cultivar Pink pepper isolate KNU-18-1 chromosome 2, ASM2916894v1, whole genome shotgun sequence encodes:
- the LOC133034450 gene encoding uncharacterized protein LOC133034450, which gives rise to MSSSSNADQRGRGKNKHYWTPTQDSVLIECLLELSQNSTWRADSGFKNGYLQQMEIMLEEKLPGSKLKASPHIESRIKNLKGNIYIYLYLQQHGLIICVFVNVQKRKDASGLYGKPFPYYNKLAEIYGRDRATGTNAGNADDDEEEIRQNDATGVKFGVDDNIDDGEDDEEIDEFDGVSHTQQSTNMHRRSTESTTSNQQRGKNKKTKVMDEISTNVGALADSISNIVPKFQGLIDAISDKDVAEMQTNLFTEISKINGLTPMQCIQATNILAKEPPLMRVFYAISDEMKLLYILNMLQNDA
- the LOC115703749 gene encoding protein ALP1-like, whose amino-acid sequence is MIRCQKEFWRTPQPILATSIDPRWKWFKNCLGALDGTYIRVRVPEADKPRYRTRKGEIATNVLGVCSQDMQFIYVLPGWEGSAHDGRVLRDALARRNGLRVPNDYYYLVDAGYTNGQGFLAPFRGTRYHLNDWNDGHLPNTAEEFFNMKHSSARNVIERCFGLLKMRWAILRSPSFYDMNTQRRIISVCCMLHNFIRREMSIDPVENEMNSVQRNHPTTDNNYINSIESSDLWTTWRQNLAEEMWNTWQGTR